A single genomic interval of Spinacia oleracea cultivar Varoflay chromosome 6, BTI_SOV_V1, whole genome shotgun sequence harbors:
- the LOC110781059 gene encoding uncharacterized protein, with protein sequence MMLYTDSDAMWCKVFPSTLLGVAASWYKGIEAHSIYSFRQLQASFLSRFVSKQKRKKSSGELMSFAQRDREPLRDYLTRFNNESITIPNLQQEVAVLALMRGMQECEFKKYLSRKSYTNLGDVLHKANEYIRGDEMMKISNVVVATGGNVGYNPGYNPQTGKGGNNFHQSNNQQGAGQRNQNNRNANPQGQRSRQDRRESRGLFDNYTPLNTPRTAIYNINNKMDGWRRPPPMQSRERNVKKFCDFHNEHGHLTEDCRDLKDNIEDMVRKGYFSQYRARQGNGNNNSVGGNPTNSYRPQQQNQQQYPRIEQPYQPPRIEQKQPETSARAEQRDGGKKPPVYVIYGGPVHGGTISGASRSLEEHRHMVNFHNTRVWPNPPNIPVMTFSESDCRGIIFPHDDPLVLTIDIANADVNRVLVDGGSSANIIFWEAFKQLHIPEDELQRVNYPVIGFSGSTVYPEGSIRLPVKIGEGSEMRDLMVDFLIIKVPAAYNVIIGRPFIHEVQAVVSTYHLTMIYMSNLERPAKIRGSQLAARSCYLTALRTPGRMVPEVNLTTEPARQEIHLTTKPARQEQLSKRKSCTKRGRTDLNMEHFDERPVSAPRPMPDGLTENIELEAGNMDRTVVIGTEMGSDMEVNLISLLREHADIFAFSADEMPGIDPEIMVHRLNADRNVRPVRQKKRNFSTEKMTAIQEEVDKLLAAGFIEPCDYPEWLANVVMVKKSSGSWRMCVDFTNLNRACPKDFYPLPRIDRLVDSTSGHAMLSFLDAFSGYHQVSLHKSDRKKAAFITDAGVFCYKAMPFGLKNAGATYQRLVDKVFADQKGRNVEVYVDDSIVKSRKEEDHVNDLRETFETLRKYMMKLNPKKCVFGVRSGKFLGFLVSERGIDANPEKVEAIISLPQPKSVKDIQRLTGKMAALNRFVSKSADKQMPFFTTLRQNKKFKWGPAEQEAFEALKSHLKNLPTIARAKEGGKLQLYISASPKTVAAVLVAEAENKGQQPVYFVSHVLNGPETRYTLVEKMAYAVLIAARKLRPYFDAHTIEVLTNFPLEKAISKLDTSGRLLKWAIELSEFDLEFRPRTAIKAQALADFIVEASYQEDEVQAEVWDVSVDGSAAQTGSGAGIIMKSPAGDIFEYAIKFTFNASNNEAEYEAEIAGIQMCLAADAKRVILTTDSQLVASQFSGEYEAKEPSMVKYLEKLRSVSAQLEKFSINLVPRAENTLADALSKLASSNVADLKRTVMMEVMNKRSTESEIIRVMAITTTSEWYDNIQTYIQTGALPADFAEAKKTRRDSVWYIILWGRLYKKSFSLPFLRCLTAFESARLIEEMHEGTCGNHAGGKPLAIICQRQGYYWPTMLEDCRAYVKKCEKCQKFSAVINLPANDLMPILNPIPFAQWGMDIVGPFPMAAGGRKFLIVAVDYFTKWIEAEPVAKITANQVKKFIWKNIITRFGLPQAIVFYHGAQFDCAPIQCFLGLYRVKLAHSSVCHPQSNGQAEAANKQILAALKKKLEDCKGKWADLMPEILWCNRTAIKEATGESPFKLSFGSEAVIPAEMALPTMRIQHYDEERNDQLLRHQLDFMPEIRMKAEVSSAAYKSRMSRAYNKKVKHRPLGVGDLVLRRTAAIGKGNAQGKLTANWEGPYQIWEEIVPGSYRLMQMDGTALKNSWNASTLRKYYV encoded by the coding sequence ATGATGCTGTACACTGATTCTGATGCCATGTGGTGCAAAGTATTCCCATCCACACTCCTAGGAGTGGCAGCGAGCTGGTATAAGGGCATAGAGGCACACTCCATATACAGTTTCCGACAGCTGCAGGCGTCGTTTTTGTCACGATTTGTGAGCaaacagaagagaaagaaatcATCGGGAGAGTTGATGTCGTTCGCTCAAAGAGATAGAGAGCCGTTAAGGGATTATCTCACCCGCTTTAACAACGAGTCAATCACTATTCCCAATTTGCAGCAGGAGGTTGCTGTTCTGGCTCTTATGAGGGGAATGCAAGAGTGCGAATTCAAGAAATATCTCAGCCGGAAGTCATACACCAATCTGGGTGACGTCCTGCACAAGGCCAACGAGTACATCAGGGGGGATGAAATGATGAAGATCTCCAATGTGGTAGTGGCAACCGGCGGAAATGTCGGGTACAATCCAGGCTATAACCCACAGACGGGAAAAGGAGGAAACAATTTTCATCAGAGCAATAATCAGCAAGGGGCAGGCcagagaaaccagaataacagaAATGCCAATCCACAAGGGCAGAGAAGCCGGCAAGACAGAAGGGAGTCCAGAGGACTCTTTGATAACTACACTCCGCTGAACACACCGCGGACGgcaatttataacataaacaaCAAAATGGATGGCTGGAGAAGGCCGCCACCAATGCAGAGCAGGGAAAGGAATGTCAAGAAATTCTGTGACTTCCATAATGAGCACGGCCACCTAACAGAGGACTGCAGAGACctcaaagacaacattgaggatatGGTCAGAAAGGGGTATTTCTCACAGTATAGGGCAAGGCAGGGAAATGGTAACAACAACTCGGTGGGAGGAAACCCTACCAATTCATACCGGCCACAAcagcaaaatcaacaacaataccCTAGAATCGAGCAACCATATCAGCCGCCTAGAATCGAGCAAAAACAGCCGGAAACCAGTGCCAGAGCAGAACAGAGGGATGGCGGGAAAAAACCACCCGTGTATGTAATTTATGGCGGCCCAGTCCACGGAGGGACAATAAGCGGCGCCAGTAGAAGCTTGGAGGAACACAGGCACATGGTAAACTTTCATAACACAAGAGTGTGGCCTAACCCACCCAACATACCAGTGATGACATTCTCGGAATCGGATTGCAGAGGCATCATTTTCCCGCATGATGACCCACTAGTTCTTACAATTGATATAGCAAATGCCGATGTGAACAGAGTACTGGTAGACGGCGGCAGCTCAGCAAACATCATCTTCTGGGAAGCTTTCAAACAATTGCACATACCAGAGGACGAACTTCAAAGGGTAAACTACCCAGTAATCGGTTTCTCAGGATCTACAGTGTACCCAGAGGGTAGTATAAGGCTGCCGGTGAAAATCGGAGAAGGATCCGAAATGCGAGATCTCATGGTGGATTTCCTAATCATTAAAGTGCCAGCGGCCTACAATGTGATCATCGGTCGCCCATTCATACATGAAGTGCAGGCGGTAGTCTCCACCTATCACTTGACAATGATATATATGTCGAACCTGGAAAGGCCGGCAAAGATAAGGGGAAGTCAGTTGGCGGCAAGGTCCTGTTACTTGACTGCTTTGAGAACACCGGGAAGAATGGTCCCAGAAGTGAACTTGACTACTGAGCCGGCAAGGCAAGAGATACACTTGACTACTAAGCCGGCAAGACAAGAACAACTGTCAAAAAGGAAGAGCTGCACAAAAAGGGGTCGAACCGACCTAAACATGGAACACTTTGATGAAAGGCCGGTATCAGCACCAAGACCAATGCCAGATGGTCTGACAGAAAATATCGAGCTGGAGGCTGGAAACATGGATAGAACAGTCGTGATCGGTACGGAAATGGGGAGTGACATGGAGGTCAACCTCATAAGCTTGCTGAGAGAGCACGCGGACATCTTCGCATTCTCGGCGGATGAGATGCCTGGTATCGATCCAGAGATAATGGTTCACCGATTAAACGCCGACAGAAATGTTAGGCCTGTACGGCAGAAAAAACGTAATTTCTCCACGGAAAAAATGACAGCAATACAAGAAGAGGTGGATAAACTTCTGGCGGCAGGTTTCATTGAGCCATGTGACTACCCCGAATGGTTGGCAAACGTGGTAATGGTAAAAAAGTCAAGTGGGTCAtggagaatgtgcgtagatttcaccaACCTTAACAGAGCATGTCCGAAAGATTTCTACCCCCTGCCACGGATTGATAGGCTGGTAGACTCCACTAGCGGTCACGCAATGCTCAGTTTCCTAGATGCTTTCTCAGGGTATCATCAGGTCAGCCTGCATAAATCAGACAGGAAGAAGGCGGCCTTTATCACAGATGCAGGAGTTTTCTGTTATAAGGCGATGCCGTTCGGGTTGAAAAATGCAGGGGCAACATATCAAAGGCTTGTTGACAAGGTGTTCGCCGACCAAAAAGGCAGAAACGTGGAGGTCTATGTAGATGACTCTATCGTAAAAAGCCGGAAGGAGGAGGATCATGTTAACGACCTCCGAGAAACTTTTGAAACTTTGAGAAAATACATGatgaaattaaacccaaaaaaatgcgtcttcggagtAAGGTCGGGAAAATTCCTGGGTTTCTTGGTCAGCGAGCGTGGCATAGACGCCAACCCTGAAAAAGTAGAAGCAATCATCAGTCTGCCGCAACCCAAGAGCGTAAAAGACATACAGCGGCTGACAGGAAAAATGGCCGCCTTAAACAGATTTGTGAGCAAGTCGGCAGATAAGCAAATGCCCTTCTTCACAACCCTGAGGCAAAACAAGAAGTTCAAATGGGGGCCGGCAGAGCAAGAGGCCTTTGAAGCTCTAAAAAGTCACTTAAAGAACCTGCCAACAATAGCAAGGGCAAAAGAGGGCGGCAAATTACAACTATACATATCGGCGTCGCCAAAGACTGTTGCAGCAGTACTGGTAGCCGAAGCAGAGAACAAAGGGCAGCAGCCGGTATATTTTGTGAGCCATGTGCTAAACGGCCCAGAAACAAGGTACACGTTGGTGGAAAAAATGGCATATGCAGTCCTCATCGCGGCTAGAAAGTTAAGACCATACTTTGATGCGCATACAATCGAAGTGCTAACAAACTTTCCTCTCGAAAAAGCCATCAGCAAGCTAGATACATCAGGCCGGTTGCTAAAATGGGCAATAGAGTTGTCCGAGTTTGACTTGGAATTCCGGCCAAGAACTGCAATCAAAGCCCAGGCATTGGCGGACTTCATAGTTGAAGCGTCATACCAAGAAGATGAAGTACAAGCTGAAGTATGGGATGTGTCAGTGGATGGTTCAGCTGCACAGACAGGCAGTGGGGCTGGAATAATCATGAAATCGCCAGCAGGAGACATTTTTGAGTATGCTATAAAGTTTACGTTCAACGCGTCAAATAACGAGGCAGAATACGAGGCAGAAATTGCCGGCATCCAAATGTGCCTCGCAGCAGATGCCAAAAGAGTAATACTGACAACAGACTCCCAGCTGGTAGCAAGTCAATTCAGCGGAGAATATGAGGCCAAAGAACCTTCGATGGTCAAATACCTGGAGAAGTTGAGGTCGGTGTCGGCTCAGCTAGAGAAATTCAGCATTAATCTGGTACCCCGAGCAGAGAACACACTGGCAGACGCCCTATCAAAGttagcaagttcaaatgtcGCCGACTTGAAAAGAACAGTCATGATGGAAGTCATGAATAAGCGAAGTACGGAGTCGGAGATAATACGGGTCATGGCCATCACAACTACCTCAGAATGGTACGATAATATCCAAACATACATACAGACTGGAGCGCTACCAGCAGATTTTGCAGAGGCCAAAAAGACAAGAAGGGACTCGGTTTGGTACATCATCCTGTGGGGACGGTTGTACAAAAAGTCATTTAGCCTGCCATTCTTAAGGTGCCTAACAGCATTCGAGTCAGCAAGGCTGATCGAAGAGATGCACGAAGGAACATGTGGGAACCATGCCGGTGGAAAACCCCTTGCCATCATCTGTCAAAGGCAAGGCTATTACTGGCCAACAATGTTAGAAGATTGTCGAGCTTATGTAAAAAAGTGCGAGAAATGTCAAAAGTTTTCAGCTGTGATAAACTTGCCGGCCAATGATTTGATGCCCATTCTGAACCCAATCCCATTCGCACaatggggaatggatattgTTGGACCATTCCCAATGGCGGCTGGAGGGCGCAAGTTCTTAATAGTAGCAGTggactacttcaccaagtggatagaagcagagcCGGTAGCAAAAATAACGGCAAACCAGGTGAAAAAATTCatatggaaaaatataataacaagatTCGGGCTGCCGCAGGCAATAGTTTTTTACCATGGAGCACAGTTTGATTGTGCACCCATACAATGCTTCCTGGGATTATACAGAGTAAAGTTAGCTCACTCGTCAGTATGTCACCCACAGAGCAATGGGCAAGCAGAGGCGGCGAATAAGCAAATCCTGGCTGCACTGAAAAAGAAGCTAGAAGACTGTAAAGGCAAATGGGCAGATCTTATGCCAGAGATTCTGTGGTGCAACAGAACTGCTATCAAGGAGGCTACCGGCGAGAGTCCGTTCAAATTAAGCTTCGGGTCTGAGGCTGTTATACCGGCAGAAATGGCTCTGCCAACCATGCGAATCCAGCATTACGATGAGGAGAGAAACGATCAGCTGCTGCGACATCAGTTGGATTTCATGCCAGAAATCCGCATGAAAGCAGAAGTAAGTTCGGCAGCATACAAAAGCAGAATGAGCAGagcatacaacaagaaagtgaaGCATCGGCCTCTAGGAGTAGGAGACCTGGTACTGCGGAGAACGGCGGCAATAGGAAAAGGAAATGCTCAAGGAAAGCTGACAGccaattgggaaggaccataccagaTATGGGAGGAAATAGTTCCTGGATCATACCGGTTAATGCAAATGGATGGTACCGCGCTCAAAAACTCCTGGAACGCCAGTACTCTGAGAAAGTACTATGTTTGA
- the LOC130464077 gene encoding probable F-box protein At4g22030, whose amino-acid sequence MAGLAESSRSSNGLGLKVSSTLLFVAGTGLLLVMNKIQPSQLVEEQRNAVRLFKRLQTNINTTLSIGKPSREDVEVAMAKVLALDRAYPLPLLGAMIDKYPESLQPAVWWPSNKKQSSTWGSGADLWRRWRGLWLRR is encoded by the coding sequence ATGGCGGGTCTAGCTGAATCTAGTAGGTCGTCAAACGGGTTAGGGTTAAAGGTGTCATCAACCTTACTCTTTGTAGCGGGTACAGGGTTACTTTTGGTAATGAACAAGATTCAACCTTCTCAGTTAGTTGAGGAGCAAAGGAACGCTGTCAGGTTGTTCAAACGCCTTCAGACTAACATCAACACCACTCTTTCTATCGGAAAACCGAGTCGGGAAGATGTCGAGGTGGCGATGGCGAAGGTGTTGGCTTTGGATAGGGCATACCCGTTACCTCTTTTAGGGGCTATGATTGATAAATACCCCGAGAGTTTACAGCCTGCTGTATGGTGGCCGTCTAATAAGAAACAATCATCAACTTGGGGCAGTGGGGCGGACTTGTGGCGGCGGTGGCGGGGTCTATGGCTGCGGCGGTGA
- the LOC110792678 gene encoding uncharacterized protein: protein MIHLLYTVIFGEAAMIMLLLFKTPLRKLVIAILDKIKRGRGPIVVKTVSATISIVFISTIYSTLKIQRRAIGDDGAPETLSPTDQVIFTRHLLEASLMGFILFLALMIDRLHHYIRELRLRRKTMEAVKKNDVRSAFAGPEEIKAREQQVDTFKDMIRQLESDLDSKVKEATSSEATVEALRKQSEGLLLEYDRLLAENQELRSQLQILDHKISLSTFKKDS, encoded by the exons ATGATACACCTTCTATACACAGTAATCTTCGGCGAAGCAGCCATGATAATGCTGCTCCTTTTCAAAACCCCATTACGAAAGCTTGTGATTGCAATCCTTGACAAAATCAAACGCGGTCGAGGCCCAATTGTAGTCAAGACTGTATCTGCTACAATCTCTATTGTTTTCATTTCCACCATTTATAGCACGCTCAAGATCCAACGCCGCGCAATCGGTGATGATGGCGCACCTGAGACACTCAGCCCCACTGATCAAGTCATCTTTACCAGGCACCTTCTAGAAGCTTCTCTCATGG GATTCATCTTGTTTCTGGCTCTCATGATTGATCGTCTGCACCACTACATCAGAGAACTCCGTTTGAGGAGGAAGACCATGGAAGCTGTGAAGAAGAACGACGTGAGATCTGCTTTCGCCGGCCCTGAGGAAATAAAAGCAAGAGAGCAACAGGTAGACACATTTAAAGATATGATTAGACAGCTAGAATCAGATCTTGATAGCAAGGTTAAGGAAGCAACTAGCTCAGAAGCTACTGTTGAAGCTCTAAGGAAGCAATCGGAGGGACTTCTTCTTGAATATGACCGATTAttagcagaaaaccaagaactTCGGAGTCAATTACAGATATTGGACCACAAGATTTCACTTTCCACTTTCAAGAAGGATTCGTAA
- the LOC110792668 gene encoding S-type anion channel SLAH1-like, which produces MSSIEVQPSSIQLDSSITIATTTTTTTTPKTPTPTHSHRHRHRRSLTPSKKSLSSILARLHAGYFRISLAFGSQALLWKILRQTTTHNNNTTTETIIKPSPLLDVFHNLPLTASFLLWTLSFLILISLSLFYLLRCFFHFHLVKAELLHHVGVNYLFAPWTSWLLLLQSTPIFISPKGFPHLVLWWAFSIPIIVLDVKIYGQWFTTEKKFLSMVANPTSQLSVLGNLVGARAAAKMGWKESAVCMFSLGMAHYLVLFVTLYQRLSGGDRLPAMLRPVFFLFLAVPSMASLAWSSISGSYDTESKMLFFLSLFLFASLVSRPTLFKKSMRKFNIAWWAYSFPLTMLALAAAEYAQEVKGHAAAALMLIISGLSLLVFIGLLLFTLLNAAKLLCENDPILSFAKDPMA; this is translated from the exons ATGTCGAGCATAGAAGTACAACCATCCTCTATTCAGCTTGATTCTTCCATCACCATTgctaccaccaccaccaccaccaccactcctAAAACTCCAACACCAACTCATAgccaccgccaccgccaccgccgTTCACTCACTCCCTCAAAGAAATCCTTATCCTCCATTCTAGCCAGACTCCATGCAGGCTACTTCAGAATCAGCCTCGCGTTTGGAAGCCAAGCACTCCTTTGGAAAATCCTTCGCCAAACAACCACTCATAATAACAATACAACAACTGAAACCATCATCAAACCATCACCACTATTAGACGTCTTCCACAATCTCCCATTAACGGCCTCCTTCCTCCTCTGGACCCTCTCGTTCCTAATACTaatctccctctccctcttctACCTGCTACGATGCTTCTTCCACTTCCACTTAGTAAAAGCAGAGCTTTTACACCATGTAGGTGTGAATTACCTTTTTGCCCCTTGGACATCTTGGCTCCTCCTCCTCCAATCCACCCCTATCTTCATTTCTCCAAAGGGTTTCCCTCATCTAGTCCTATGGTGGGCATTTTCCATCCCAATCATAGTCTTGGATGTCAAAATATACGGTCAATGGTTCACCACTGAGAAGAAGTTCCTGTCCATGGTGGCTAACCCTACGAGCCAGTTATCGGTCCTAGGGAACCTGGTTGGGGCTAGGGCCGCGGCTAAGATGGGGTGGAAGGAAAGTGCAGTGTGTATGTTTTCGTTAGGGATGGCTCATTATTTGGTGCTTTTTGTAACTCTTTATCAAAGGTTGTCTGGTGGAGATCGTCTTCCTGCTATGCTTCGTCctgttttcttcctttttctcgCAGTTCCGAGCATGGCTAGCTTGGCTTGGAGCTCTATCTCTGGATCTTATGATACTGAGTCGAAGATGTTGTTCTTCCTCTCACTCTTCCTCTTTGCATCACTG GTGAGCAGGCCAACTCTGTTCAAGAAATCGATGAGGAAGTTCAACATAGCGTGGTGGGCGTACTCATTCCCGCTAACCATGCTAGCTCTAGCAGCTGCAGAGTACGCACAGGAGGTCAAAGGCCATGCAGCAGCCGCGTTGATGCTCATCATCTCGGGACTCTCCCTCCTAGTTTTCATCGGACTACTGTTGTTTACTCTGCTTAATGCTGCTAAACTGCTTTGCGAGAATGATCCTATTCTAAGCTTTGCCAAGGATCCAATGGCTTGA